The Cryptomeria japonica chromosome 2, Sugi_1.0, whole genome shotgun sequence region AGAAGGAAAGTAGAAGATAGGAAAGATCTCCCCAGGTGCTTCAACAGTTTTAATATTGctaaagagtaacaatctctcatTCAGTTATGATGAAGTGCATTTTATGGAATATTAGTGGTCTTGAGTCATCAGATAGGAAACAGATAGTTAGGAAGTTTGTTAACCAACATAAAGATGAAGATGTTGTCATGTTGCAAGAACTAAAAGTAGTTAAGTTTACTTTGGAGGTTAATCTGAAATTCATATGGAAAGACTCTATTAAGATATGTTTGGACCATGATAAAGGGAGAGGGGGAGTTGGGTTACTCATTAACCCCAAGTGGAAAGAGCACATTGTTAACCAAGGTCACTCACCATGTAACAGAGCAGTCTAGGCCTCACTTAACATTAACAATGTTGTCATAGGAGTGTGCTCAATCTATGCTTCCAATGGTTATAGGGAAAGGAACGAATTATGGGATTGGATTGCCTCCCTCCCTGACATTTCATGAGTTATTGGGGGAGAATTCAACATGATTGAAAGTCATGAGGATAAATGCAGTGGCATAGCTATGAATGGAAAGGAGCTGAGAAACTACATTGGGAAAGGATAAATAATTGTAAGAAGCTCTTTGACCCCTACTGGGTAATAAGAAAGATGTGAACGAAATATGGTTTACTTGGTGCAATTACCAAAGAGGCAAACATAGAATTTATTGTAGATTGGATAGGTTTTATGCAGACAGAGAACAAATCTCCTTTACACCGGATGATCAGGGTAATGCAGTAATAGCATGACCAGTTTCACTCTCTAATCATCAACCTATGGTCTCTCTAATTAGGTTTAGAGACTCTCCAATCAAGCAAGGGAAAGTAGGAAATAAATTCATCCTCGACACCCATCTTCTTAAGGATCCAGATGTGTTGGTTGCCATTAAAATTATTAGACTGCTCAACAAAGGAAATAAGTATCTGAAGTCCCATATCAACAGATGGAACCAAAACATTAAGAGTTGGCAAAACCTTCTTCAGACCATTGGGCATAAAAAAGATAGAGACTATAGATCACAGAAGAAAACACTTGCCGATGATCTGTACCAGTGTGAATTAGATGTCCAGAAGAACCTGAGCAAAGTTGAACTATCCAACAGTGTTGCTTAGGCTAGAGATGCTTTGAGAAAGCACCAACAAATTAATATTAGAGATGCAATGATCAGGGCCCAAAGCTAGTGGATGCAATTTGGTGACAAAGGGTCTAAATTATTCTTCAATATGCTTAAACAGAAATAGACTAGGGAAAAGATTGATAGGATCTGGGTTGACAACAAAGAGGTAATGGAAGCAAAAGATATTAAAGAGGCATTTTGCCTTTTCTATAAAGGACTCTTATCCTCGGAAGATTCCCCCAAGTCTCAAGAAGCCAAAGAGAAATGCAGAGTAATTATTCCCAGTAGGATTATAGAGGAGGACTCACAATCTTTTAAAAAAACTATTTATGTGGGTGAAGTGAAAAATGCCATTAGAAACCTTAGCAATGACAAGGCACCAGGCCCGGATGGACTGCCTGTTGAGTTTTATAAAGCTAATGAGGAATGAATTTGCCAAGACCTCCATGAGCTATATACTGAGGCTTTTGAGAATGGTTCCCTAGGAGAACTCATCAATATAGGGATTATTAAGCTACTACCCAAAGAGGGGGACAAGTCACTCATAAAAAATTGGAGACCCATTACACTCCTCAATGCATCATATAAAATTCTGGCTAAAGTTATTGCTCTTAGGCTTGAGAATGTGTTACCTAAATTCATATGTCTCACTCAAACATGGCTCATTAAGGGAAGATTCATCCTAGAGAACATAATTTCTAGTTGGGAGGCGATGAATTGGGCTAATGCTTCCGGGCAGAATGCGGCTATGTTTCTTTTAgattttgagaaagcttatgacagGGTTGAATGGGACTTTATTTTGATGATGCTAGAAGCCTTTGGATTTCCCGTAGAATACTGTAACTGGGTGAATATTCTCCTTAAATACACTTCAATGCTGGTGGGGATTAATGGCTCTCTCACTCAGGTCATTAAACTTGGTAGGTTTATTAGATAGGGATGCCGTCTTTCCCCTATGCTATTCGTTATTGCTTCCGATACTCTATACTACATATTAAGAGACCATACCATATCCCCTAAAATGGGAGGTGTTGTGCTTCCTGATGGGTCAAAATTGATCAATACTCAATTTGTAGATGACACTGCACTTTTTGTTGAACTTTCCAAGCAAAACATGGAAGCCTTGGAATGCAAAATCAAGTTACTAGGTGAGATCTTAGGGGCAAAAATCCCTCATGCTAAATCTATCTTGCTTGGGTGGAGAGAGGAATCTCTGGAATGGTTACATCAGTTTGGAATCTAGTTGGGGTGGGCTAATAAGATTGTCTGATACTCGGGGATACCCTTCTCCATCTCCCCCTCCCTTAAGGAAATGTGGATATGGGTTAGAGGTAAAATTGACAAGAAGCTCAATAAGTGGAATCATAGATATCTATCACTTGCTGGTAGAGTGCAAGTTTGTCAAAAGATTCTATCATCGTACAAAATTTACTACTCCTCTGTTTGGATGTTCTCCAACTATCGAATCCTGGAAATACAAAAATCTATAAGGAAGTTTTTATGGTCCGATGGGAAAGGAAACAAGAAGATACACTTTGTTAAGTGGGGGTGGTGTCACATTGAGAAGAGCCTGGGAGGGCTTGATCTCAAAGACCTAAGAATCTAAGGGGTTGCTCTTGTTGCAAAATGGATCTTCCAGGCATTTGAAGGTAGTGAACTGTGGAAAGTCTTGGTTAGAAACAACATCATGAGAGCTATGCCTAAGAAGGCTAAATCCTAGAAATCTTTACCCTTTTGTGACCTAGTGGCTAGAGGATTTTCAGTCTCAGTGCAGGGTTCATGTGTCTTTAAGTCTATCTGGAAGTCCTGGGAAAGTATTAGACCTTACATCACCAGCAGtagggccaacaacaatgaccatgTTCATGGGGAGAGGTCTATCTGGTGGAACATTTTCCACTCCTCTAAACCTCTCGTCCTTACTCAAGGTTGCTCTGCTAGAGCCTGGGCCATTAAAGGCATCTGCTGCTTTAAAGATATTATTGAGAATCATAGGCTTATTAATTGGGATACCCTTAGGGTTAGATATAATCTGCAGGTCTCCCAAAAGAGAACTTACAATATGGTGAAGTATGTGTGTGCTGAACTGCAATTGCCTAAAAGCTGTAAGATGAATAATGAAAGGTGCATTGATCTTATTTGGAATAATAATATTTCTATTTCCAATGTCAAAGCTATTAATGTCTATAATACCCTCTCATATGATGAATTTATTATAAAGTATGCTAACACTTTGTGGTATGCAGATCTCTCTGTAAAATAATGGAAGAAGATATTCACACAACTTTGGAGCAGTCCTACCACTCCTAAGAAAAAATGTTTTAGATGGCCGATAATTATTAACAAATTGCCTttcaaaaaatatcataataataGTGATATCTGTAATGGGTGTAGAGTGCTCGAGTCTATTAGGCATATCTTTTTTGAGTGCAATATTACTAGAGAAATCTGGTTATTGTTTGGTATTTCTATTCCTAATTAGATTCTTATCTTAGATGTTCTCATTGGGTACATTAAGGGGTTGAAAAAGGATACTAACCTATTTTGGCATATTCTATCTACTGAGATTGTATGGCAtatctggaaaattagaaatgaagataagtTCCAAAGTAAagctagggcccttactgagtcattTCGTGAACTCACTCTCCATCGCATCTTTTTGCAGGTATCCGTTACAAtgcagatagagaagaataaattCCTTAGGTTCCTTAAAGATGGACACACCAATATATTCATACATGAGGTAGAGAATGGGTATAAATGGAGGCGAGCCGCAAGGGAGCACAAGTCCATTGGTACAACTTTGGAGAGTCTTGGGGTTGAGATTGGGAAAGCTAAAGACCCAATGGTGGAACATATTCAGATGCTAAGCCAGTTACTTGAGAGAAAGTAGGCAATATGGATGGAGGCTTTTCAGGACAATGAACAGAtgtgatgaaatgatgcttgaacATGCTTGAATAGATCGGGACACTTCCTATTACAAAATAGTTTTTTGTAGATATACGCATAAACATTAATAGCATTTGGATCTGCGATCCATATGTATACATAGCTGTAAATAGTTAGATACTATTGAAGACAAGTTTTTTGTATCAATTTACCCCTTATatgcttttaaaaaaaatagtaagtaaaataaaataattttatatttaatagaataatatactctaaatttaattataagaaTAATATAAagtcaaatatataaaaatattttgatttgtcttCATTATCAACTAGTACAATtcatgtaaataaataaaatttccactagatctaaaaaaaataaaataataataagcaAAAATCAATCATCATTATGCCGAAGGCATACCCTATATGAAGTTTTCCACGCACATTGTGaaatcaacaattcaaatttaaggAGAAGGATGCAAGACTATAGAATTAATCACAACCACTTATTTAAATTTACATTAAATTTTAAAAAGTTATATTATATGATAAACAACTAAAAAATTCACAttgaaatatattaattaattagaaaaataatgttcataaaggAAAAAATCTAATAAGaatattttttcaatattatttattttattaagattttctatcttgtcttctaattttctataaagaaaaagaaaaagtaggaAAATAAACGTATTATTAAATTtctacaaagaaaaaaataatattaaaaaaagtaaagctaaaagtaggaaaataaatatattattaagtttctacaaagaaaaaattaatattaaaaaaagtaattagctttattctaattcatcttttcctttttgttttactgattgatttttattaagtgtaaaatttattttagttatttatgtttttttatgaaattacacataataattaaaaattaatttaatttataattatttgtcttatcaaAATGTTAGTTGTTGTAGAATAATcatatttagaattaaaatatttcttaatttgatgagaatatttttaatgttacctcttttattagatattctattttttaatttattttaattcttctaCTTTTTTTCTCAAGATTATTTATTTAtcaagttaaaatttaattttaattattcatgtcttcttatggaattacaaataataattaaaagatattagaattaatcTAACTTGtatttttgtcttattaaaattttatttattctagagtaattaaatatttgaaatttattttaatttatataataaaataaattccaacttaaaacctaaattaaatgtttagaacaagagagaaagagagagcaaaTAACTATTGATTAGTTATTTCATACCAATAATTTATAGATAGTTGTGTCCTTGAAGAGTTATACTAAGGGTAACATgccatttgattattatctccatctatatctctctctgggctatctatatctccttacctctccttgtatctctctctttgccCCTTCTATCATTCCCACTatatctatctccatatctctccctttctccatctcactccctctttttatatatcTCTACTTCTATGCCATATTTCTCCTCTCCCTCACTATgtctatttataattttttatcccTCTATATATATCTCTTTCACTCACACACATTCTATATTTCTCCttccttatctctatctctatatctctctcattcACACAAACTAATACTtcctatttctccctctcccttgcTATCTctctctgtatctgtatctgtatctctAGATCTTATACATTCCTCTTCCCtcacctctcctactctctctTTATATCCCTCTTGACCTCTTcacatatcacttcctatatctttatctttctatctccatgtctctctctccccctttccatttccttctatctcttcctctctctctctcaccacctTTATAATTTTACAAGTTATATCTATTCTCTCTCCCCTTCTACCCTTATCTCCTTATCTTTCTATCCCTATACATCTCTCCCTCCatctttctatcttatctctccctatctTCCTCTCCCCatactccctctttttatatctctctacttctactcTTTCTAAACAtacacttcctatctctatcacttttatctctctatattcccccttccctatcactctccctctttctAAGGTCTAAAACTTTTTATCTATTACTTGTATTTGTCACCTTAtttctctctcactcttacccccACTATCTCCATCTTCATACATCTATGTCCCCCTCTAAATCTATATATCATTAtcttcacccccccctctctctctctctctctctaattctccccatctctccctccctcattcactccctatccccctatttatctccttatctctatccatctctctttctcttcatgtatatctctacatctctctatttctcttccaatatatgtgcatctctccctctatctctccctatttATCTCGCCCTCTTTCCATCTCTATTTTTTTATCCCTAGATCTATTTGTTTGTCAATCTCATTATATatctcccccctccccccctctctctatatgtCCTTAGATATCTatctcactctatctcaccatctatttaTATGTATCTTCCCTCTTCATTTAcaaacctctctctatctcttcctctatatccccctatctttctatctttctatctccctatacctctctctatctctctatctatttttcctcttcctctctcattctatcttcatctctacatatatcttcctctctcccctatatctctagacatgcctcttatccatccatctccctctctctctctctcctccataTTTTTAGACCTCTATTTAtttatatctcttttcctctctatatctatctatccCTCTAACTCTATCTAGTTATCATTATCTCTCTCtatcactatatctctccctctctttatatatcacttgccatctctatctatttttctctccctttctctctttttatttttctttttcatttttatctactcctctcccctctctcttttatctctccatatctctctcctacTCTCCATATTCCTTTCTttattctccatctctatctcttactctatttatatctctatcttcttctactctatctctatatttatctctttacccatctctctctcaccTATCCCCCCTCCATGTCTCCCTCCTTTTACCActatctcaacctctctctctctcaccatgtgttgttggtaatgaaacttgattttcttctcaatttaaaggttttctttcaattatgtttggatcactataagtggatgcatagttaatttgaagctatcacttctctaaTGAGAACTTTGTTGCACAAACATTATGACCTAACAAGTGGCCTCATGTATTACCCAATTATATGTAAAAAAATAGACCAATGTTTTTCCTAATTCACCTTACACACCTCTtttgacatacccattgcacactaaggtgcaatttcTAGTTGTTAACTTTATCATTTAAGTGTTATAGGAGAGAATGATAGATTTTATAGGTTTTTAAAGATTTTTATAGTTGAAAaactaattaaatttttttttttataagttaTCCAAATTTCGATTcacattattaaataataattaaataaaacttaaATAAAAGCACATCCTTAAATTACCATATATAAGATAAGAGATAATCTTCTCTATTTTATGAAAATTTTTCATTTTACACAAttacaattaaaatttaaataaacaacTAACGTATTtgatctaaaaattaaaaaacatgtaTATCCTTAATATTATTATACTTATATTAATTACTATTTAGACAAGTGGATAAATTAAACGACTCTCAAAAGTAATTAAAAACTTTAATATatgttttaaatataataatttaaaatatattatttaatatatgatctaaatattataaaaaaaattgtaatatgagatagttttttctttttttaaatatatattattagtaCTTGCATAGGCCTCATTCACTAATGCCCTTTAATCAACGCTttaatcaattagtttgcaccaatcaaaagtgattattatttttgctttaaaaaaaagcttggtttttgtaaagttgagatttacatttttaaatttaagatatttaaaaattatttatctacattatgattggtttaaaatttttggtgttatgggagcaaatttttaggaataaTAGATTTGTTAGGTTTTTcttggatttctttgtattttaaaaactaaactatttattttaaagatttttttttttattattatttataatattgtaaataatttttttcttttagaaatagacatataaattttaataattattttaatttgaaaatatagataataaaaccaattataagacttgatttattttaaattaaattaaataaaaaattatatacaaatatttctattaaaaaataaacctaatcattatatgtattctttataattttattttatatatttttcgaaatcattctatttttttaatgctttttgaaaatcacaaattttttaatcattttaatatatataaaataatttaataaattttaatcatacatttaaatatttttcattaagttattcaaaaaatatttattttcacttttataattattaatagttattttcttaaaaccaattataattaatattatataaatattaaaaataatataatattgcaccacaaatgaataattaaatttgagattaattttataattacaaTTATAAT contains the following coding sequences:
- the LOC131859535 gene encoding uncharacterized protein LOC131859535, which translates into the protein MNWANASGQNAAMFLLDFEKAYDRVEWDFILMMLEAFGFPVEYCNWVNILLKYTSMLVGINGSLTQVSVTMQIEKNKFLRFLKDGHTNIFIHEVENGYKWRRAAREHKSIGTTLESLGVEIGKAKDPMVEHIQMLSQLLERK